GAGCGCGGAAGGGGGCCGCCGGCACGGCGTCGCCCCTGTCAGCCGCGGAGCGCGATGAGCGCCACGCCGGCGAAGATGACGAGCGCGCTGAGCAGCGTGCGCGTGCCGATGCGCTCCTCGTTGCGGTACGCGACGTAGCCGATGGCCAGCGTCCAGAGGGGCGTCGTGTTCTTCAGGGTCGTGGCCACGGGCGCGTGCGCGAGAGCGATCGCCTCGGTGAACGTGAACCACGCGATGACGGCGCAGAGCCCACTCAGCAGAAGGTAACGGCGCGCCTCGCCCCGCGGCCAGTGGACGGCGAGCTCGCCCTTCGCGCCGAAGTACGCGACGTACGCCACCAGGGACACGAGCACGCCGATGGCCGTCCCCTCCAGCGCGGAGCCCAGATGGCGGAAGCCGACGTCCGAGAGCACGTTGCGCGCAGCGTAAAGCGCCCCCGTCAGGAGCCCAAGGGCCAGGCCCTTCGGGTCGACGGCCGGCCGGCCGCGCTCGGCCGTCGCCGCCGTCTCGCCGGCGCCCGGGGAGGCAGCGCCCGAACCCTCACTGCCTGGGACGACCTGGCCCGGTCCTTCCACGCGCGCCGCCGCGGTCTCCGTCGCGATGAGCGTGACCCCGGTCAGCACGCCCGTCACCCCGAGCCACGCCGTCCACGGCAGGCGCTCCCGCAGGACGAGCACGGAGATGAGCACGGTGAAGACGGTGTCCGAGGGAGACAGCTGCGTCAGCCGCGCGGGGCCGATGCGGCGCACCGCCGCCATGTTCGTGAACCGGCCGACGAGCGAACCGCACAGCCCGGCCACGGCGAAGCTGGCGAAGCCGGCGGCGTCCGGCGGCCACACGAGGGTGCCCGTCCACG
The nucleotide sequence above comes from Clostridia bacterium. Encoded proteins:
- a CDS encoding DMT family transporter — encoded protein: MKGEDAGVWGIVLSLAAGLFFGLTATAADRGMRAGGTPLQALAATMAVTSAASVLVLAGQAWTGTLVWPPDAAGFASFAVAGLCGSLVGRFTNMAAVRRIGPARLTQLSPSDTVFTVLISVLVLRERLPWTAWLGVTGVLTGVTLIATETAAARVEGPGQVVPGSEGSGAASPGAGETAATAERGRPAVDPKGLALGLLTGALYAARNVLSDVGFRHLGSALEGTAIGVLVSLVAYVAYFGAKGELAVHWPRGEARRYLLLSGLCAVIAWFTFTEAIALAHAPVATTLKNTTPLWTLAIGYVAYRNEERIGTRTLLSALVIFAGVALIALRG